In Phycisphaerae bacterium, a single window of DNA contains:
- a CDS encoding HlyD family efflux transporter periplasmic adaptor subunit, whose product MTADLPAALRPQGGPNGHWLRGLRRPLLTGATVGVWLLAVGGAVYLHQKLGKTGTIMGFADDRPVMLTHLEAGIVRGVHVQLHESVACGQVVISMDDREERIQLAKIQKDIERLRAEVDAVQTQLAAENARAQADVDDQMRQFAVDREDARVEYLSLLVLDAYDRVLLRGKMVEYEITRNLYAQGSAAVLELNQIQTDVEALQANIAQRAEALAQLKDAFQAADRRWARFAARAEVVTAFEPVLTPLRLAIDVRERDLEETVCRIDSHVLRAPIDGQVTALLAHAGTQVQAGVALATISPVATSRVVAYIPEPMVLSVPPGAPVTVRCVAGDGRGQREYAGTIGTLSATVTEAPLRYRRLPTYPVWGREAVINLDDDVRLIPGEACVISTSVW is encoded by the coding sequence TTGACCGCTGATTTACCGGCAGCGCTGCGACCACAAGGGGGCCCCAACGGCCACTGGCTACGCGGCCTGCGCCGCCCATTGTTGACTGGCGCGACTGTCGGCGTCTGGCTGCTCGCCGTTGGCGGCGCGGTCTATCTCCATCAGAAACTGGGAAAGACCGGCACGATCATGGGCTTCGCTGATGACCGGCCCGTCATGCTGACCCATCTCGAGGCCGGGATTGTCCGCGGAGTCCACGTTCAGTTGCACGAATCGGTCGCGTGTGGTCAGGTCGTGATTTCGATGGACGACCGCGAGGAGCGGATTCAACTGGCTAAGATCCAGAAGGACATTGAGCGTTTGCGCGCGGAGGTTGACGCCGTCCAGACGCAGCTCGCCGCGGAAAACGCGCGGGCGCAGGCTGATGTCGACGATCAGATGCGACAATTCGCCGTCGACCGCGAGGACGCCCGCGTAGAGTACCTCTCGCTGCTTGTTCTGGACGCGTACGACCGCGTACTGCTTCGCGGGAAGATGGTCGAGTACGAGATCACGCGCAACCTGTATGCACAGGGCAGCGCGGCCGTCCTGGAGCTAAACCAGATCCAGACCGACGTCGAGGCGCTGCAGGCCAATATCGCACAGCGCGCCGAAGCCCTTGCCCAATTGAAAGACGCGTTTCAGGCGGCGGACCGGCGCTGGGCCCGCTTTGCCGCGCGTGCGGAGGTCGTGACGGCTTTCGAACCGGTGCTCACACCGTTGCGTCTGGCGATTGATGTCCGCGAGCGAGACCTCGAGGAGACCGTCTGCAGGATCGATTCCCACGTATTGCGCGCCCCGATCGATGGACAGGTCACTGCCCTCCTGGCACACGCGGGAACCCAGGTTCAAGCGGGCGTCGCTCTAGCTACGATCTCCCCGGTTGCCACGAGCCGGGTCGTGGCGTACATACCCGAGCCAATGGTCCTGTCGGTGCCGCCGGGCGCGCCGGTCACGGTCCGTTGCGTGGCCGGTGACGGGCGCGGGCAGCGGGAATATGCCGGCACAATCGGCACGCTGTCCGCAACGGTCACGGAGGCGCCGTTGCGGTATCGCCGGCTTCCCACCTACCCCGTCTGGGGCCGGGAGGCCGTGATCAACCTTGATGACGACGTCCGCCTGATCCCGGGAGAGGCGTGCGTAATCTCGACCTCCGTGTGGTGA
- a CDS encoding HDOD domain-containing protein, producing MSLLDWFRRPRQRAAIRARLPSQPASAATAVADVPPPAADVELDETTEPGWWEPRGTPVLVAPPPHDALTADDIAVCAHLQRVLENAELDLPMLPQIAQRALVKLQDQNVDFRELATLIGEDQAISAEVLRVVNSAAYARLFKVNQLDAAFTRLGAAQLRSLLVAMTLKGMAIRIGGPVRSLGEELWQRSIVSAVLVSDLSRTRGIPEGEAFLVGLLHDIGNLAILRLLHDWQRTQGGSVSRGLFERLSHTWHQPLGARLAEAWRLPVPLPAIVGDHHRAPAPEDPLAGHRLLVQFADVVCALLSYGPYVPYDFFALPCTQALEITDTPPTRAWLIALPALIAERAGVF from the coding sequence ATGTCCCTGCTCGACTGGTTTCGCCGTCCCAGGCAACGTGCCGCCATACGGGCACGCCTGCCGTCGCAGCCTGCGTCGGCGGCCACGGCGGTCGCGGATGTGCCGCCGCCAGCAGCGGACGTGGAACTCGATGAAACCACGGAGCCGGGCTGGTGGGAACCCCGGGGCACACCGGTGTTGGTCGCTCCGCCGCCGCACGACGCACTCACCGCCGACGACATCGCGGTGTGCGCGCACCTCCAGCGTGTCCTCGAAAACGCCGAACTCGATCTGCCGATGCTGCCGCAGATCGCGCAGCGCGCGCTGGTCAAGCTGCAGGACCAGAACGTCGATTTCCGCGAGCTCGCCACGCTGATCGGGGAGGATCAGGCGATTTCCGCCGAAGTGTTGCGGGTCGTGAATTCGGCCGCCTATGCGCGCCTGTTCAAGGTGAACCAGCTCGACGCCGCGTTCACCCGGCTCGGGGCCGCGCAGCTTCGCTCGCTCCTCGTGGCCATGACACTGAAGGGCATGGCCATCCGCATCGGCGGCCCGGTGCGTTCGCTGGGGGAGGAACTATGGCAACGCTCGATCGTCTCCGCGGTGCTCGTCAGTGACCTGAGCCGGACGCGCGGTATTCCGGAGGGCGAAGCGTTTCTGGTCGGCCTGCTGCACGATATCGGCAACCTGGCCATCCTGCGCCTGTTGCACGACTGGCAGCGGACACAGGGTGGCAGCGTGTCGCGCGGCCTCTTCGAACGACTGTCGCACACGTGGCACCAGCCGCTGGGTGCCCGGCTGGCCGAAGCCTGGCGATTGCCCGTGCCCCTTCCTGCCATCGTCGGCGATCATCACCGCGCACCGGCACCGGAGGATCCGCTCGCTGGTCACAGGTTGCTGGTGCAGTTCGCGGACGTCGTGTGCGCGCTGCTCAGCTACGGCCCCTATGTCCCCTATGACTTCTTCGCGCTGCCCTGCACACAGGCCTTGGAAATCACCGACACGCCGCCGACGCGCGCCTGGCTCATCGCGCTGCCAGCGCTAATCGCCGAACGCGCCGGCGTGTTCTAG
- a CDS encoding ribose-phosphate pyrophosphokinase codes for MTDLRIYAGRSNRALAEKISQYLGYPLGRVQLDDFPDGEISLKLLDDVRGCDAFIVQSTCPPANTHLVELLIFIDCLKRASAKRITAVIPYFGYARQDRKDEGRVPITAKLVANLLTTAGADRVLTLDLHAAQIQGFFDIPVDNLSAEPVFSAYFHSLGSGPPTLVSPDVGNVKRARVYANRLGGELAIIDKRRVSGSEIKTMAIIGDVHDKAVLMVDDIIATAGTVVRAGELVRRHGARQVIVAATHGVLCGPAVERLAEAQFDHLAVTDTIPLSPAVVARLPQLTVLTVSELMGEAIRRIHRNESVSSLFMK; via the coding sequence ATGACAGATCTGCGCATCTACGCCGGTCGCAGCAATCGTGCCCTCGCGGAGAAGATCTCGCAGTACCTCGGCTATCCGCTCGGCCGCGTGCAGCTCGACGACTTCCCGGACGGCGAGATTTCGCTGAAGCTGCTCGACGATGTGCGCGGCTGTGATGCATTCATCGTCCAGTCGACCTGCCCGCCGGCGAACACGCACCTGGTTGAGCTGCTTATCTTCATCGACTGCCTGAAACGCGCGTCGGCCAAGCGCATCACGGCCGTGATCCCGTACTTCGGCTACGCCCGGCAGGACCGCAAGGACGAGGGCCGCGTGCCCATCACGGCCAAGCTGGTCGCGAACCTGCTGACGACCGCCGGCGCCGACCGCGTCCTCACGCTCGATCTGCACGCCGCCCAGATCCAGGGCTTCTTCGACATTCCGGTGGACAACCTCTCGGCCGAGCCCGTGTTCTCCGCCTATTTCCACTCGCTCGGCTCCGGCCCACCGACGCTGGTCAGCCCCGACGTCGGCAACGTCAAGCGCGCCCGGGTCTACGCCAACCGGCTGGGCGGCGAGCTGGCGATCATCGACAAGCGCCGGGTCAGCGGCTCCGAAATCAAGACCATGGCCATCATCGGCGACGTACACGACAAGGCCGTGCTGATGGTCGACGACATCATTGCCACCGCCGGCACCGTCGTGCGGGCGGGCGAACTCGTGCGCAGGCACGGCGCCCGGCAGGTGATCGTGGCGGCAACGCACGGCGTGCTCTGCGGGCCGGCCGTCGAGCGACTCGCCGAAGCCCAGTTCGACCATCTCGCCGTCACGGACACGATCCCGTTGTCTCCGGCGGTGGTCGCCCGCTTGCCCCAATTGACCGTCCTGACCGTCAGTGAGCTGATGGGTGAGGCGATACGCAGGATTCACCGCAACGAGTCGGTGAGCAGCTTGTTCATGAAGTGA
- a CDS encoding MgtC/SapB family protein: MSTLDELFYPLQAPQSQLAERFILCLLVAFIIGMVNGWCYKWTHRGVSYSRTFTHALVLIAVIAAISMSLVASNALVAVGLLGGLAIIRFRTVVRDARDTAYVFLCLICGMAAGFGYYGTALIGAVVANLVALYLHGTGFGAWYAVDSLLRFQITASALNSSAFQPLLSRFCRRFSVISVDESSASVEGTEPSYQCAYKVRLRDPERGPDLIAALKHTLRADAVHLLVEQEYEEVA; this comes from the coding sequence ATGAGCACACTGGACGAGTTGTTTTACCCCCTGCAAGCACCGCAAAGCCAGCTCGCCGAACGCTTCATCCTGTGTCTGCTGGTGGCATTCATCATCGGCATGGTGAACGGCTGGTGCTACAAATGGACCCACCGGGGCGTCTCGTATTCCCGCACGTTCACGCACGCGTTGGTGCTGATTGCGGTCATCGCGGCGATCAGCATGTCATTGGTCGCCTCGAATGCCCTCGTGGCCGTCGGGCTGCTAGGCGGCTTGGCCATCATCCGCTTCCGCACGGTCGTGCGTGATGCCCGCGACACAGCCTATGTCTTCTTGTGCCTGATCTGCGGCATGGCAGCCGGGTTCGGGTATTACGGGACAGCTTTGATCGGAGCGGTGGTCGCCAATCTGGTGGCGCTGTACCTGCACGGCACCGGGTTTGGCGCCTGGTACGCTGTGGACAGTCTCCTGCGTTTCCAGATCACCGCGTCGGCGCTCAACAGTAGCGCGTTCCAGCCGTTACTGTCCCGATTCTGCCGGCGATTCTCGGTGATATCCGTAGACGAGTCCTCGGCATCAGTCGAGGGCACCGAACCCAGCTATCAGTGTGCCTACAAGGTCCGGTTGCGGGATCCGGAGCGCGGTCCAGACCTCATCGCGGCACTGAAGCACACACTCCGCGCTGACGCAGTCCATCTGCTCGTCGAGCAGGAATACGAGGAAGTGGCTTGA
- a CDS encoding PEP-CTERM sorting domain-containing protein, translating to MRTTALIVMALLAPVAAMSSILVSLPLDAQINLGYTYNSQSPSGDAIYPAFNSDTQTFFPGSHVRHNLLYGGGAGSWYYQYVDFNLAGITTPGNGLDLSAAGSTVTFDTRYYQDPEMNTNPYGDAPVFLRLYTYGADGNTYIGYRDYSIVYATQAPWSDPPYPTWTTVTVDVNATAYTQGGTFDVTNVSRLRWYGTDWSGVGTDFVDFRNLVITPEPGTLALLGLGIMLAARRRG from the coding sequence ATGAGAACTACTGCATTGATCGTGATGGCGTTGCTGGCGCCGGTCGCCGCGATGTCATCGATCCTGGTTTCGCTCCCGCTGGATGCGCAGATCAACCTCGGCTACACCTACAACTCGCAGTCGCCCAGCGGGGACGCCATCTACCCGGCGTTCAACAGCGACACCCAGACGTTCTTCCCCGGCAGCCACGTGCGGCACAACCTGCTGTACGGCGGCGGTGCTGGCAGCTGGTACTACCAGTACGTTGATTTCAACCTCGCCGGGATTACGACGCCGGGCAACGGCCTGGACCTGAGCGCCGCGGGCAGCACGGTCACCTTCGACACGCGGTACTACCAGGATCCGGAGATGAACACCAACCCGTACGGCGACGCCCCCGTGTTCCTGCGGCTTTACACGTACGGCGCGGACGGCAACACGTACATCGGGTACCGTGATTACAGCATCGTCTACGCCACCCAGGCACCCTGGAGTGACCCGCCGTATCCGACCTGGACGACGGTGACGGTGGACGTGAACGCTACAGCTTACACCCAAGGTGGGACGTTTGACGTCACCAACGTGAGCCGTCTGCGGTGGTACGGGACGGACTGGTCCGGCGTGGGCACGGACTTCGTCGACTTCCGGAACCTCGTGATCACACCGGAGCCCGGCACACTCGCTCTGCTGGGGCTCGGCATCATGCTCGCGGCTCGTCGTCGCGGCTAG
- a CDS encoding PilZ domain-containing protein, which translates to MTGPIRDEDAAGVTPASGESDLSLGMDNVSPAVLIDLLRRYQTKGGCKRFRRHERHRCQIPAQIELPALVTGPARARTLEVLTEDVSASGFAFVTDRMLAIGSVVRVRFDPLENGATLAATVRRCVPFGGNQFRIGAEFAAPRAR; encoded by the coding sequence ATGACTGGGCCGATTCGGGATGAAGATGCCGCGGGTGTGACGCCCGCCTCGGGAGAGTCAGACCTGTCGCTCGGCATGGACAACGTGTCGCCGGCGGTTTTGATCGACTTGCTGCGGCGGTATCAGACAAAGGGCGGGTGCAAGCGTTTCCGACGCCACGAGCGGCACAGATGCCAGATCCCCGCGCAGATCGAACTACCGGCGCTAGTGACGGGCCCGGCGCGCGCGCGAACGCTGGAGGTGCTGACGGAGGACGTGTCGGCCAGCGGCTTCGCGTTCGTCACGGATCGGATGCTGGCCATCGGGTCCGTGGTTCGCGTGCGGTTCGACCCGCTGGAGAACGGTGCCACGCTCGCGGCGACGGTGAGGCGCTGTGTGCCGTTCGGCGGGAACCAGTTTCGAATCGGGGCGGAGTTTGCGGCGCCGCGCGCGCGCTGA
- a CDS encoding polyphosphate polymerase domain-containing protein has product MRWQRYEAKFLINECQAAEIRRYCLDHLPRDSHASRRNGYEYPVNSLYLDSASRVLLQHTLQKRMNRYKLRVRTYRQCHEAWTDAPVFVEIKRRLNGLVHKTRARVGPEAVESLIWADCTLFDGRGAYDRATEENVNAFLRLRNQIRAFPVVGTWYMREAYEGNSAERIRITLDRGIHYGIWMRAQSEATETWAPVNAGGVVLEVKFTNTYPFWVAHMLRRLDVLRRGVCKYVLCAQAAGVWLRSRSVQESFVTPGRLGPVCGHPAAGLASAESSLPTCAPRARRGCPDQAAEGLT; this is encoded by the coding sequence GCGAAATTCCTCATCAACGAGTGCCAGGCCGCCGAGATACGGCGGTATTGCCTGGATCACCTACCTCGGGACTCGCACGCGTCGCGCCGGAACGGATATGAGTACCCGGTCAACTCACTCTACCTCGATTCCGCCTCGCGCGTGCTCCTGCAGCATACCTTGCAGAAGCGGATGAACCGATACAAGCTGCGGGTGCGGACATACCGGCAGTGCCATGAGGCCTGGACTGACGCGCCAGTATTTGTCGAGATCAAGCGCAGGCTGAACGGGCTCGTGCACAAGACCCGGGCGCGCGTCGGCCCCGAGGCCGTTGAGTCCCTGATCTGGGCGGATTGCACGCTCTTCGACGGACGCGGGGCGTACGACCGCGCTACCGAGGAGAATGTCAACGCATTCCTGCGGCTGCGCAATCAGATCCGGGCTTTCCCCGTGGTGGGCACTTGGTATATGCGCGAGGCCTACGAGGGGAACTCTGCGGAACGCATCCGAATTACGCTGGACCGGGGTATTCACTACGGGATTTGGATGCGGGCACAGAGCGAAGCGACGGAAACGTGGGCACCAGTGAATGCTGGGGGCGTCGTTCTGGAGGTCAAGTTCACCAACACCTACCCGTTTTGGGTGGCACACATGCTACGCCGCCTGGATGTACTCCGGCGCGGGGTGTGCAAATATGTCCTGTGCGCGCAGGCCGCAGGAGTGTGGCTGCGAAGCAGGTCCGTACAGGAGTCGTTCGTCACGCCGGGCAGACTGGGCCCCGTGTGCGGTCACCCCGCGGCAGGCTTGGCGTCTGCTGAGTCTTCCTTGCCAACCTGCGCGCCGCGCGCGCGGCGCGGATGCCCGGATCAGGCCGCGGAAGGTTTGACATGA